One window of Candidatus Caccoplasma merdavium genomic DNA carries:
- a CDS encoding DUF1460 domain-containing protein, producing MKRLLPLLLFGLVLTGNVAPAAAQVTAQSADSLYAVYLLSVVVPQPDVAHYVVAYAHLLEGTPYAAGSLDRDSVEQLQAHLQETDCTIFVETVLALARTAAKRERTWEAFGRQLTALRYRNGRIDGYPSRLHYFSDWIIDNERRGNVKEMTAALGGVDDTLQLHFMSRHAHCYPALQRDTTLIGAIASQEKRLSGSTVSVLPAECLDSAALAGIQSGDIIAFTTDIDGLDIAHVGIALNENGTVRLIHASSSQGAVVIEKRALTLQLRENRRFTGIRIIRPLNVTARK from the coding sequence ATGAAACGATTGCTTCCACTCCTGCTCTTCGGGCTCGTCCTTACCGGCAACGTGGCACCTGCCGCGGCACAGGTAACGGCCCAGTCGGCCGACAGCCTCTATGCCGTGTACCTGCTCTCGGTCGTCGTACCACAACCCGACGTGGCCCACTATGTCGTCGCATACGCCCATCTGCTCGAAGGCACCCCCTACGCCGCCGGCAGCCTCGACCGCGACAGCGTAGAGCAATTACAGGCACACCTGCAAGAGACCGATTGCACCATCTTCGTGGAGACCGTGCTCGCCCTGGCCCGCACGGCGGCAAAAAGGGAGCGCACCTGGGAAGCCTTCGGCCGCCAACTCACCGCCCTGCGCTACCGCAACGGGCGCATCGACGGTTACCCCTCCCGGCTGCACTATTTCAGCGACTGGATTATCGACAACGAGCGGAGAGGAAACGTCAAAGAAATGACCGCCGCCCTGGGAGGGGTCGACGACACGTTGCAACTCCACTTCATGAGCCGGCATGCCCATTGCTACCCGGCCCTGCAACGCGACACCACGCTCATCGGGGCCATCGCCTCGCAAGAAAAACGGCTCAGCGGCAGCACGGTCAGCGTCCTGCCGGCCGAATGCCTCGACAGTGCCGCTCTCGCAGGCATACAAAGCGGCGACATCATCGCCTTCACCACCGACATCGACGGGCTCGACATCGCCCATGTGGGCATTGCCCTGAACGAGAACGGCACCGTGCGTCTCATACACGCCTCATCGAGCCAGGGAGCCGTCGTCATCGAAAAACGCGCGCTCACCCTCCAACTGCGGGAAAACCGCCGATTCACCGGCATACGCATCATACGGCCGCTCAATGTAACAGCCCGCAAATAG
- a CDS encoding response regulator transcription factor, whose protein sequence is MEKTRILVIDDEESLCEILQFNLEVEGFSVDVAYNAEEALKKDITQYSLILLDVMMGETSGFKLAQQLKRQPETADIPIIFCTAKDTEDDTVIGLEIGADDYITKPFSIREVIARVKTVLRRSAGAKPGKEKQDEKVAFNGLELNLQRKTCHVDGKEVKLTKTEFEMLSLFLRHRETIFSRADILSQVWSDDVIVLDRTIDVNITRLRKKIEPYGKHIVTRQGYGYGFEE, encoded by the coding sequence ATGGAAAAGACAAGGATATTGGTAATAGACGATGAAGAATCATTGTGCGAGATTCTGCAATTCAACCTCGAAGTAGAAGGCTTCTCGGTCGATGTCGCGTACAACGCCGAAGAAGCTCTGAAAAAAGACATCACCCAATACTCCCTTATCCTGCTCGACGTCATGATGGGCGAGACGAGCGGATTCAAGTTGGCCCAGCAGCTCAAACGCCAACCCGAAACGGCCGACATACCCATAATCTTCTGCACCGCCAAAGACACCGAAGACGACACGGTCATCGGGCTTGAAATAGGCGCCGACGATTACATCACAAAGCCCTTCTCCATCAGAGAGGTCATTGCACGGGTAAAAACGGTATTGCGCCGCTCGGCGGGAGCCAAGCCGGGAAAAGAAAAACAGGACGAGAAAGTCGCATTCAACGGCCTCGAACTGAACCTGCAACGCAAGACATGCCATGTCGACGGGAAAGAGGTGAAACTCACGAAAACCGAATTTGAGATGCTGTCGCTCTTCCTGCGCCACCGGGAGACCATCTTCTCCCGCGCCGACATACTGAGCCAGGTATGGAGCGACGACGTCATCGTGCTCGACCGCACCATCGACGTCAACATCACCCGGTTGAGGAAGAAAATAGAGCCCTACGGCAAACACATCGTTACAAGACAAGGTTACGGATATGGCTTTGAAGAATAG